From a single Flavobacterium sp. genomic region:
- a CDS encoding GH92 family glycosyl hydrolase, giving the protein MKPFLIALAFLTTTISQAQDFAKHVNPFIGTGGHGHTFPGATVPYGMVQLSPDTRIDGSWDGCGGYHYSDNVIYGFSHTHLNGTGVSDYGDIMLMPTVGINTLDSKLYSSKFQHKNEKASAGFYSVHLDKYNIDVRLTTSTRVGFHEYTFNDECRPHIMLDLNHRDKLIGKDYKIINDKTIEIYRQSEAWARNQQIWARIEFNQPMFFEYYNNSMQNGFIIHPKKGNVKKGEKILVKVSLSPTSYEGAKLNSSEIKHWDFDKVHKDAIAAWNKELSKIEVTSNDKDKLTIFYTALYHTMMQPNIAQDLDGKYRGRDNQIHQAEGFDYYTVFSLWDTFRGAHPLYTLIDKKRTADYINTFIKQYEQGGRLPVWELASNETDCMIGYHSVSVIADAMAKGIKGFDYEKAFEASKASAMRDVLGLDAYKKNGFISIDDEHESVSKTLEYAYDDWCIAQMAQLLNKQEEYQYFMKRSQNWKNIFDWETGFMRPKKNGGWDKPFDPREVNNNFTEGNSWQYSFFVPQDIEGMIQAYGGPEKFEAKLDEMFNSESKTTGREQVDVTGLIGQYAHGNEPSHHIAYLYNYLGKPEKTYEKVKYILENFYTNTPDGLIGNEDCGQMSAWYVLSAMGIYAVTPGQPTWDINEPFLDAKVSIDDNKPNYLHLPNARGILPQFGIENVDKPAHQLIIPVPVIQAESKSFKDNLKIELKYQNSNDVIYFMINDKDDHLAKKLFVPYTKPFEIQETSTIEAYVKTNEGQSNTISATFFKKPNNYSINIKSVYNPQYHAGGPEGLLDGILGTENWRKGDWQGYQSQDFEAVVDLKEVKNINEISARFLQDQRSWILMPTKVDYYISEDNVNFTYFGLVNNTLDPKLEENTILNFTSNETKDKKARYVKVIAKNFGKLPEWHQGAGGDAFIFVDEILVK; this is encoded by the coding sequence ATGAAACCATTTCTTATTGCTTTAGCCTTTTTAACGACTACTATTTCCCAAGCACAAGATTTCGCCAAACACGTCAATCCATTTATTGGAACTGGTGGTCACGGACATACATTTCCTGGCGCTACTGTGCCTTACGGAATGGTGCAATTGTCTCCTGACACACGTATTGATGGCAGTTGGGATGGCTGTGGTGGATATCATTATTCTGATAATGTAATTTACGGATTTTCGCACACGCATTTGAATGGAACCGGTGTTTCGGATTATGGCGATATCATGTTGATGCCAACGGTTGGAATTAATACTCTAGATTCAAAATTGTATTCTTCAAAATTCCAACATAAAAATGAAAAAGCTTCTGCAGGATTTTATTCAGTACATTTAGATAAATATAATATTGATGTTAGGTTAACCACTTCAACACGTGTTGGTTTTCATGAATATACTTTTAATGATGAATGTCGACCACATATAATGTTAGATTTGAATCATAGGGATAAATTAATAGGGAAAGATTATAAAATAATAAATGATAAAACTATTGAAATTTATCGTCAAAGTGAAGCTTGGGCAAGAAACCAACAAATTTGGGCTAGGATAGAATTTAATCAACCAATGTTTTTTGAATATTATAATAACTCAATGCAAAATGGATTTATTATACATCCTAAAAAAGGGAACGTAAAAAAAGGCGAAAAAATTCTCGTAAAAGTGTCGCTTTCACCAACAAGTTATGAAGGAGCTAAATTAAACAGTTCCGAAATCAAACATTGGGATTTCGATAAAGTTCATAAAGATGCTATTGCGGCTTGGAACAAAGAATTATCAAAAATTGAAGTCACTTCTAATGATAAAGACAAGTTAACGATTTTCTACACGGCTTTGTATCACACGATGATGCAACCAAACATTGCACAAGATTTAGACGGAAAATACCGCGGTAGAGACAACCAAATTCATCAAGCAGAAGGCTTTGATTATTATACGGTTTTTTCACTTTGGGATACCTTTAGAGGTGCGCATCCATTATACACCTTAATCGATAAAAAGCGAACTGCCGATTACATCAATACCTTCATTAAACAATACGAACAAGGTGGCAGATTGCCTGTTTGGGAATTGGCATCCAATGAAACCGATTGTATGATTGGTTATCATTCGGTTTCCGTAATTGCCGATGCGATGGCAAAAGGAATAAAAGGTTTCGATTACGAAAAGGCTTTTGAAGCGAGTAAAGCTTCTGCGATGCGTGATGTTTTAGGTTTGGATGCTTATAAGAAAAACGGATTTATTTCGATTGATGACGAACACGAAAGCGTTTCTAAAACTTTGGAATACGCTTATGATGATTGGTGTATTGCCCAAATGGCGCAACTTTTAAACAAGCAAGAAGAGTATCAATATTTCATGAAACGTTCTCAAAACTGGAAAAACATTTTCGATTGGGAAACCGGTTTCATGCGTCCGAAGAAAAACGGAGGTTGGGACAAACCTTTTGATCCAAGAGAAGTCAACAATAATTTTACCGAAGGTAATTCGTGGCAATACTCGTTTTTCGTGCCACAAGATATTGAAGGCATGATTCAAGCCTACGGCGGACCTGAAAAATTTGAAGCCAAGTTAGACGAAATGTTCAACAGCGAAAGCAAAACTACTGGAAGAGAACAAGTCGATGTTACGGGTTTAATCGGACAATATGCTCACGGAAACGAACCCAGTCATCACATTGCATATTTGTATAATTATTTAGGAAAACCAGAAAAAACGTATGAAAAAGTCAAGTATATTTTAGAGAATTTTTACACCAATACACCAGATGGTTTAATTGGAAACGAAGATTGCGGGCAAATGAGTGCTTGGTACGTGTTGAGTGCGATGGGGATTTATGCGGTTACGCCGGGACAGCCCACATGGGATATTAATGAACCTTTTTTAGATGCAAAAGTTAGTATTGATGATAATAAACCAAACTATCTTCACTTACCTAATGCTAGAGGTATTTTGCCACAATTCGGAATAGAAAACGTTGACAAACCAGCGCATCAATTAATTATTCCAGTTCCAGTAATTCAAGCGGAAAGTAAATCGTTTAAAGACAATTTGAAGATTGAATTGAAATATCAAAATTCAAATGATGTGATTTATTTCATGATTAATGATAAAGATGATCATTTGGCAAAGAAACTATTTGTTCCTTACACAAAACCTTTCGAAATACAAGAAACTTCAACTATTGAAGCGTATGTAAAAACAAATGAAGGACAAAGCAACACCATTTCCGCAACCTTCTTCAAAAAACCAAACAATTACAGCATCAATATTAAATCGGTTTACAATCCGCAATATCATGCAGGTGGACCAGAAGGGTTGTTAGATGGTATTTTAGGAACGGAGAACTGGAGAAAAGGCGATTGGCAAGGCTACCAAAGTCAGGATTTTGAAGCAGTTGTTGATTTAAAAGAAGTGAAAAACATCAATGAAATTTCAGCACGCTTTTTACAAGACCAACGTTCATGGATTTTAATGCCAACGAAAGTGGACTATTATATTTCGGAAGATAATGTGAATTTCACGTATTTCGGTTTAGTAAACAATACGTTAGATCCAAAATTAGAAGAAAATACGATTCTAAATTTCACTTCAAACGAAACCAAAGACAAAAAAGCACGTTACGTAAAAGTTATCGCCAAAAACTTCGGTAAATTACCAGAATGGCATCAAGGTGCTGGTGGCGATGCGTTTATTTTTGTGGATGAGATTTTGGTTAAATAA
- a CDS encoding TerC/Alx family metal homeostasis membrane protein has translation MDHLIDHPGIITAFTITIIAMLVLDLGVLNKKGHVVSNREAAIWSVIWISLSMGFSGIIYHYMGAEKFMQFQGAYWIEKALSVDNLFVFILVFGYFNVAKEAQHKVLFWGVIGALVFRAIFIFTGVWLLNYTYLPEMELFGQAVKINYLLTIFGIILIVAGIKSGFSNEEDDGSKDFSKSAGSKFVHKFFKVSPNFDGDKFFTVQNGIRMATPLFVVVTIVEFTDLLFAVDSIPAIFAIAPDDPFILYTSNIFAILGLRSLYFLLANFMYMFSKLKYGLALILAFIGVKMIVAPFYHIETSYSLMVVGSVLILSVIASLLFPDKD, from the coding sequence ATCGATCATTTAATTGATCATCCTGGTATTATTACGGCTTTCACAATTACCATCATTGCTATGTTGGTATTAGATTTAGGAGTTTTAAACAAAAAAGGACATGTAGTTTCCAATAGAGAAGCGGCGATTTGGTCGGTAATTTGGATTTCACTTTCAATGGGATTTAGTGGAATCATCTACCACTACATGGGTGCCGAAAAATTCATGCAATTTCAAGGCGCGTATTGGATTGAAAAAGCGCTTTCGGTTGATAATTTATTCGTTTTCATCTTAGTTTTTGGCTATTTCAATGTGGCAAAAGAAGCTCAACATAAAGTCTTATTTTGGGGTGTAATTGGTGCTTTGGTTTTTAGAGCCATCTTTATTTTTACTGGAGTTTGGTTGCTGAATTACACGTATTTACCCGAAATGGAATTGTTTGGTCAAGCAGTAAAAATCAATTATTTGCTAACCATTTTCGGAATTATTCTAATTGTTGCGGGAATAAAATCGGGCTTTAGTAATGAAGAAGATGATGGAAGTAAAGATTTTAGTAAAAGTGCTGGTTCAAAATTTGTACATAAGTTTTTTAAAGTAAGTCCAAATTTTGATGGTGATAAATTTTTCACTGTTCAAAACGGAATCAGAATGGCAACCCCTTTATTTGTGGTGGTTACTATTGTTGAATTTACCGATTTATTGTTTGCAGTAGACAGTATTCCAGCCATTTTTGCAATAGCACCAGATGACCCATTTATTTTATATACGTCTAACATTTTTGCTATTTTAGGATTGCGTTCGTTGTATTTCTTGTTGGCGAACTTTATGTACATGTTCAGTAAATTAAAATACGGGTTGGCGCTTATCTTAGCTTTTATCGGAGTAAAAATGATTGTAGCGCCGTTTTACCACATCGAAACCTCTTATTCTTTAATGGTTGTTGGAAGTGTGTTAATCTTGTCTGTAATCGCTTCTTTGTTGTTTCCTGATAAAGATTAA
- a CDS encoding NAD(P)H-dependent glycerol-3-phosphate dehydrogenase — MEKKPKFAVIGGGSWATAIAKMLCENQDEIAWYMRSTYAIEHLKHQKHNPNYLSSVAFDTNKLKLTNDINEAVAYADYVIFVVPSAFLSKELESLTESLEGKIIFSAIKGIVPESSLIVGEHFHTKYDIPFENIGVITGPCHAEEVAMERLSYLTIACSDRKKAKYVAKNLSSHYIKAKTTDDIIGTEYAAVLKNIYAIAAGMAHGLGYGDNFQAVLMSNGIREMKKFIRKVHKMKRNINNSAYLGDLLVTGYSVFSRNRMFGNMIGKGYTVKSAQMEMSMVAEGYYAVKSAYKLNQEYGADTPIIDAVYKILYENKDAKAVFKELTDKLN; from the coding sequence ATGGAAAAAAAGCCAAAATTTGCAGTCATTGGAGGAGGAAGTTGGGCTACTGCAATTGCTAAAATGCTTTGTGAAAATCAAGACGAAATTGCTTGGTACATGCGAAGCACGTATGCTATTGAACATTTAAAACATCAAAAACACAACCCAAATTACTTGAGTTCGGTTGCGTTTGATACTAATAAATTAAAACTTACAAACGACATAAACGAAGCAGTTGCTTACGCTGATTATGTGATTTTTGTGGTTCCTTCTGCTTTTTTAAGCAAAGAATTAGAAAGTTTAACCGAAAGCTTAGAAGGAAAAATCATTTTCTCTGCGATTAAAGGAATTGTTCCAGAATCGAGTTTAATTGTTGGTGAACATTTTCATACCAAATACGATATTCCTTTTGAAAATATTGGGGTTATTACAGGTCCTTGTCACGCAGAAGAAGTGGCTATGGAACGTTTATCGTACTTAACTATTGCTTGTAGCGATCGAAAAAAAGCCAAATATGTAGCTAAAAATCTGAGCTCACACTACATCAAAGCAAAAACTACAGATGATATCATTGGAACAGAATATGCTGCCGTTTTAAAGAACATTTATGCTATTGCAGCGGGAATGGCACATGGTTTAGGCTATGGTGATAACTTTCAAGCCGTTTTAATGAGTAATGGGATTCGCGAAATGAAAAAATTCATTCGTAAAGTACACAAAATGAAACGAAACATTAATAATTCGGCTTATTTGGGCGATTTATTGGTGACAGGATATTCGGTTTTTTCAAGAAATAGAATGTTTGGAAACATGATTGGGAAAGGCTACACTGTGAAATCAGCACAAATGGAAATGAGTATGGTTGCCGAAGGATATTACGCCGTAAAAAGTGCTTATAAATTAAACCAAGAATATGGTGCAGACACGCCAATTATTGATGCCGTTTATAAAATTTTATACGAAAATAAAGACGCAAAAGCTGTTTTCAAAGAATTAACAGACAAATTAAATTAA
- a CDS encoding iron-containing alcohol dehydrogenase, with amino-acid sequence MLNFELYNPVNYVFGKGQIKKLTDLVPTNTKILIAYGCGSIFKNGVYDQVKAALPNHDIVEFGGIEPNPRFETLMKAVEIIRAEKIGFILTVGGGSVIDGVKFISAAVNFEGDAADILKKRILFKDVSKVIPFGTVLTLPATGSEMNSGAVVTIEATQEKLTLGGSALFPVFSIVDPTVITSLPKRQLQNGVVDAFTHVMEQYLTYTHDALLQDRISESILQTLIEIGPDVVENPSDYKLASNFVWSATMALNGLIQKGVPSDWATHMIGHELTALYEIDHARTLAIIGPNLYRVMFDTKKDKLAQYGQRVWNIQGNSTEEIAEKAIEKTVEFFHKMGMKTKLSENAENYENTADFIANRFEERGWKVLGEKQNITIEKVKAIVEMSY; translated from the coding sequence ATGCTAAACTTCGAATTATACAATCCTGTAAACTATGTCTTTGGAAAAGGACAAATTAAAAAACTAACTGATTTAGTTCCGACAAATACTAAAATTCTTATCGCTTATGGCTGTGGAAGTATCTTTAAAAATGGCGTTTATGATCAAGTAAAAGCGGCTTTACCCAACCATGATATTGTAGAATTTGGCGGAATTGAACCGAATCCTCGTTTTGAAACCTTGATGAAAGCCGTTGAAATTATTCGTGCTGAAAAAATCGGTTTCATCTTAACTGTTGGTGGTGGAAGCGTGATTGATGGTGTGAAATTTATTTCTGCAGCCGTTAATTTTGAAGGCGATGCAGCGGATATTTTGAAAAAACGTATTTTATTCAAAGATGTTTCCAAAGTAATTCCTTTTGGAACCGTTTTAACCTTGCCGGCAACAGGTTCGGAAATGAATTCAGGCGCTGTAGTTACAATTGAAGCTACACAAGAAAAACTAACCTTAGGCGGAAGTGCTTTATTCCCAGTATTCTCAATTGTAGATCCAACAGTAATTACTTCGTTACCAAAAAGACAATTGCAAAACGGAGTTGTGGATGCGTTCACACACGTGATGGAGCAATATCTAACTTACACACACGATGCTTTATTACAAGACCGAATTTCAGAAAGTATTTTACAAACGTTAATTGAAATTGGTCCCGATGTAGTTGAAAATCCGAGCGATTATAAATTAGCTTCTAACTTTGTTTGGAGTGCTACCATGGCATTGAATGGATTGATTCAAAAAGGTGTTCCTTCGGATTGGGCAACACACATGATTGGTCATGAATTAACGGCTTTATACGAAATTGATCATGCGAGAACATTGGCAATCATTGGACCAAACTTATACCGCGTAATGTTCGACACGAAAAAAGACAAATTAGCACAATACGGCCAACGTGTTTGGAACATCCAAGGCAATTCAACCGAAGAAATTGCAGAAAAAGCAATCGAAAAAACAGTTGAATTCTTCCACAAAATGGGAATGAAAACCAAATTATCGGAAAACGCAGAAAATTACGAAAATACCGCTGATTTCATTGCCAATCGATTTGAAGAAAGAGGTTGGAAAGTGTTGGGCGAAAAGCAAAATATCACCATCGAAAAGGTAAAAGCAATCGTAGAAATGAGTTATTAA
- the nadD gene encoding nicotinate (nicotinamide) nucleotide adenylyltransferase: MKIGLYFGTFNPIHIGHLIIANHMAEHSDLDQIWMVVTPHNPHKQKSTLLDDYHRLHMVHLATEDYPKIQPSDIEFKLPQPNYTVNTLAHLQEKFPKHEFSLIMGEDNLNSLHKWKNYEVILQNHDIFVYPRFNSGEIDEQFVNHSKIHRVGAPVIELSSTFIRESIKKGKNVVPMLPNKVWEYVEHNNFYKK, translated from the coding sequence ATGAAAATCGGATTGTATTTCGGAACGTTTAATCCCATTCATATTGGGCATTTAATTATTGCCAATCACATGGCAGAGCATTCTGATTTGGATCAAATTTGGATGGTCGTTACGCCACATAATCCGCACAAGCAGAAAAGTACTTTGTTAGATGATTACCATCGTTTACACATGGTGCATTTAGCAACGGAAGATTACCCAAAAATCCAACCTTCGGATATTGAATTCAAATTACCGCAGCCGAATTATACCGTTAATACCTTAGCGCATTTACAAGAAAAATTTCCAAAACACGAATTTTCCTTAATCATGGGTGAAGACAATTTGAACTCACTCCACAAGTGGAAAAACTACGAAGTCATTTTGCAAAACCACGATATTTTTGTGTATCCAAGATTCAATTCTGGTGAAATCGACGAGCAATTTGTCAATCATTCAAAAATTCATCGTGTAGGCGCCCCTGTAATTGAATTATCCTCCACCTTCATTCGCGAAAGCATTAAAAAAGGTAAAAATGTAGTTCCGATGTTACCGAATAAAGTATGGGAATATGTAGAACATAATAATTTTTATAAAAAATGA
- the gmk gene encoding guanylate kinase — MTKGKLLVFSAPSGSGKTTIVRHLLAQPDLNLEFSISCTTRQPRGEEVHGKDYYFISWDEFKKHIKAEDFVEWEEVYTDNFYGTLKAEVERIWSLGKHVIFDIDVAGGLRIKSKFPNETLAVFVKPPSVDELKRRLKQRSTESEDKINMRIAKASVELATAPQFDTIIKNYDLDVAKEDAYQLVKDFINK, encoded by the coding sequence ATGACTAAAGGAAAATTATTAGTATTCTCTGCACCATCAGGTTCAGGAAAAACCACTATAGTAAGACATTTATTAGCACAACCCGATTTGAATTTAGAATTTTCAATTTCGTGTACAACGCGCCAACCACGTGGCGAAGAAGTACATGGAAAAGATTATTATTTTATCTCTTGGGACGAATTCAAAAAGCATATTAAAGCAGAAGATTTTGTGGAATGGGAAGAAGTATATACCGATAATTTCTACGGCACTTTAAAAGCCGAAGTAGAACGTATCTGGTCGTTAGGAAAACACGTAATTTTTGATATTGACGTTGCGGGTGGTTTACGTATAAAAAGCAAATTTCCAAACGAAACATTAGCTGTTTTTGTAAAACCACCAAGCGTTGACGAATTAAAACGTCGTCTAAAACAACGTTCTACAGAAAGCGAAGACAAAATTAACATGCGTATCGCAAAAGCATCAGTAGAATTAGCAACCGCTCCACAATTTGACACCATCATCAAAAATTATGATTTAGATGTGGCCAAAGAAGATGCGTATCAATTGGTAAAAGATTTTATTAATAAATAA
- a CDS encoding YicC/YloC family endoribonuclease, translating into MIQSMTGFGKASLQLPTKKITVEIKSLNSKGLDLNTRMPSVFREMELGIRNQISQRLERGKVDFSLYVEVTGEETTSKINVPIIKGYINQMKAVIPNADETELMKMAVRMPDALKTERDEIDENEWKQIQTVINEALENIANFRKDEGASLEKEFQLRISNINNLMNEAVSYDAERVETVKTRLRTALDELKVNVDENRFEQELIFYLEKYDITEEKVRLGNHLNYFLETLNGTEANGRKLGFITQEMGREINTMGSKSNHTEMQKLVVMMKDELEKIKEQVLNVL; encoded by the coding sequence ATGATACAATCCATGACGGGTTTTGGGAAAGCTTCTTTGCAATTACCAACCAAAAAAATTACAGTAGAAATCAAATCGCTAAACAGTAAAGGTTTAGACTTAAATACACGTATGCCTTCTGTTTTTCGTGAAATGGAATTGGGTATACGCAATCAAATTTCGCAACGTTTAGAGCGTGGAAAAGTTGATTTTTCACTTTATGTGGAAGTTACTGGCGAAGAAACGACTTCAAAAATCAATGTGCCAATTATAAAAGGGTACATCAACCAGATGAAAGCCGTGATTCCAAATGCAGATGAAACGGAATTAATGAAAATGGCTGTTCGCATGCCCGATGCTTTAAAAACAGAGCGCGACGAAATTGATGAAAACGAATGGAAACAAATCCAAACTGTAATTAATGAAGCGTTAGAAAACATCGCTAATTTTAGAAAAGACGAAGGTGCTTCTTTGGAAAAAGAATTCCAATTGCGCATTTCAAACATCAATAACTTAATGAACGAAGCGGTTTCTTACGATGCTGAACGCGTTGAAACCGTAAAAACTCGTTTAAGAACTGCTTTAGACGAATTAAAAGTGAATGTTGATGAAAATCGTTTCGAACAAGAATTAATTTTTTATTTAGAAAAATACGACATTACCGAAGAAAAAGTGCGTTTGGGCAACCATTTGAACTATTTCTTAGAAACCTTAAACGGAACAGAAGCAAACGGAAGAAAATTAGGTTTCATCACGCAAGAAATGGGAAGAGAAATCAATACCATGGGATCCAAATCCAACCATACCGAAATGCAAAAATTGGTGGTAATGATGAAAGATGAATTGGAAAAGATTAAAGAGCAAGTATTAAACGTTTTATAG
- a CDS encoding DMT family transporter — protein MSKRSWALFAATLVSIIYGVTFTIAKDVMPKYVDAFGFIVMRVGGSVILFWLISFFGPKEKIAKEDFPRIVAAAFFGVAFNMLTFFKGLSYTSPIMGAVLMVTTPMIVLVLSAFIMKERMENRKILGIILGLAVTVTLILYGKSLVNARNASLGNLLVFVNAVSYAFYLIIVKKLMDKYNAFTFVKWIYTFGFLMVLPFGWGEFHAIDFANLPIDIIWKIGFVVIFSTFLTYLLNLISMRELKPTTVAVFIYLQPLFATIFAVSLGKDDLSLVKLISAVLIFIGVYLVTQKK, from the coding sequence GTGTCTAAAAGAAGTTGGGCTTTATTTGCCGCTACCTTAGTTTCCATCATTTACGGCGTAACCTTTACGATTGCTAAAGATGTTATGCCTAAATACGTTGATGCTTTCGGATTTATTGTCATGCGTGTTGGTGGTTCGGTGATTTTATTTTGGTTGATATCCTTTTTCGGACCCAAAGAAAAAATCGCCAAAGAAGATTTTCCTCGCATTGTTGCTGCTGCGTTTTTCGGAGTAGCTTTCAATATGCTAACTTTTTTCAAAGGATTGAGTTATACTTCGCCTATTATGGGAGCCGTATTAATGGTAACCACACCTATGATTGTACTCGTTTTATCAGCATTCATCATGAAAGAACGGATGGAAAATCGAAAAATTTTAGGAATCATTCTAGGCTTAGCTGTTACCGTAACTTTAATTTTGTACGGAAAATCATTAGTCAATGCCAGGAATGCGAGTTTAGGCAATTTATTGGTTTTTGTTAACGCTGTTTCCTATGCATTTTACCTCATCATCGTAAAGAAATTAATGGATAAATACAATGCTTTTACCTTCGTAAAATGGATTTATACTTTTGGCTTTTTGATGGTATTACCTTTTGGTTGGGGCGAATTTCATGCGATAGATTTTGCTAATTTACCAATCGATATTATCTGGAAAATTGGTTTTGTTGTGATATTTTCAACGTTCTTAACGTATTTGCTAAATTTAATTTCAATGCGAGAACTAAAACCCACAACCGTAGCGGTTTTTATCTATTTACAACCTCTTTTTGCTACCATTTTCGCAGTAAGTTTAGGAAAAGACGATTTGAGTTTGGTAAAATTAATTTCGGCGGTGTTGATATTTATTGGGGTTTATTTAGTAACCCAGAAAAAGTAG
- a CDS encoding arsenate reductase family protein, giving the protein MNKIYYLASCDTCRKIIKSLPNSDKLTFIDIRQNPISESDLEEMYQLSGSYEALFSKKAQLYKSLGLKDKNLTEADFKKYLLEHYTFLSRPVILFNNEIFIGNTQPNVLKLTKALQSV; this is encoded by the coding sequence ATGAATAAAATATATTACTTGGCTTCGTGCGATACGTGCCGAAAAATCATCAAATCGTTACCTAATTCTGATAAATTGACCTTTATTGACATTCGTCAAAATCCAATTTCAGAAAGCGATTTGGAAGAAATGTACCAACTTTCGGGAAGTTACGAAGCGCTTTTTAGCAAAAAAGCGCAATTGTATAAATCGTTAGGTTTAAAAGATAAAAATCTAACTGAAGCCGATTTTAAAAAATATCTTTTAGAACATTACACGTTTTTGAGTCGTCCTGTTATTCTTTTTAATAATGAAATTTTTATCGGGAACACGCAACCCAATGTCCTTAAATTAACGAAAGCTCTTCAAAGTGTCTAA
- a CDS encoding DinB family protein produces the protein MEATFRIWQTSRGLYQNFLDNYSLEQLNTIPAGMSNNLIWNIAHAIVSQQKLVYALSGLPMHISDSLFEKYQNGSRPDGKTTQAEVDEIKKLLSEMVEKTKSDFESGVFKEFNPYQTKTGFHLGTWKEAMEFNNYHEGIHLGIMLQIKKFL, from the coding sequence ATGGAAGCAACTTTTAGAATTTGGCAAACCAGCCGAGGATTGTATCAAAATTTTTTAGACAACTATTCGTTAGAACAACTCAATACCATTCCGGCAGGCATGAGTAACAATTTGATTTGGAACATTGCACATGCTATTGTTTCACAGCAAAAATTGGTATACGCGTTATCAGGATTGCCAATGCATATTTCGGATTCCCTTTTTGAGAAATACCAAAATGGTTCGCGTCCAGATGGAAAAACTACGCAAGCTGAAGTAGATGAAATTAAAAAATTGCTTTCAGAAATGGTAGAAAAAACCAAATCCGATTTTGAATCAGGCGTTTTCAAAGAATTTAATCCGTATCAAACGAAAACAGGATTTCATTTAGGAACTTGGAAAGAAGCGATGGAGTTTAACAATTATCATGAAGGAATTCATTTGGGAATTATGTTGCAAATCAAAAAATTCCTTTAA